Proteins encoded by one window of Bactrocera oleae isolate idBacOlea1 chromosome 4, idBacOlea1, whole genome shotgun sequence:
- the LOC106618895 gene encoding uncharacterized protein isoform X3 encodes MSNANILAELKPCGYILATRQYKYFALKCIHCDKKYGHWATFLQHLKQFHNDIEDEAHWLFECTEETLSPARQQSEEYPVECLTEALLPKEKETLTSAFLLDEKIDCVDNVFGNQLFENKIEEDAEDVRSNRENTSSPTSRFLNGTFEESHDQLSKSSVTAQEIKNLKVKINLNIDDEVTVQLITIYRNFPSLWHLNKNSSNTTNIKFQEKQEMLKSFAVLNIHISMDDLEESLTQLHLQYCDISRRLEEGIEISDIEEKYFEMCEFLKPYNKPHLVRSEDESEESESVHGECDKFIGDNDFNEGSLSGYGSSDGEALQSKLIETQTLVRFSTRNKITSDFIQGLRDQPCLWDSQDPAYNDPKERLQAINKLKDYFLSNYSIPLTESKITTEIRRLYSFYKRCVVTRNTLNVNRQYYYDCCSFLAGAELDDVLLKRSYTYRKISFQTVDDFTLGFIDFCAMHPVLWDKNDPNYSVLNVRRQAYEEIAKNLQQIYNVELNNEEIYYAISRLKHHYYMLQRKNLLNGSLNNLELEFLERCSFLPTSNNNLQCLICERILRSYSTLQTHMLKEHNIGELPHKCQHCEQRFERRALKVEHEVRAHTKQFEWFCSFCSKGFATRRDMEIHTLVHTGEHRCVCEHCGKGFRLKHQMTEHVKIMHERLKRFKCTMCPKDFFRKRQLDDHVRAHLNIRDKICNICGKGFTNIHGLFRHKQLHSDVKKYECNICGKRFHRISGVNSHKKLAHKKAKQQEIFTNIIISEEEEDDGDANVIVIMKFSILEISL; translated from the exons atgAGTAATGCTAATATATTAGCGGAGCTTAAACCTTGTGGCTATATATTGGCAACAAGGCAGTATAAGTACTTTGCATTAAAATGCAttcattgtgataaaaaatatgGGCACTGGGCAACCTTTTTACAACATTTGAAACAATTTCATAATGATATTGAAGATGAGGCGCATTGGCTTTTCGAATGCACTGAAGAAACATTGTCACCGGCCCGACAACAAAGTGAGGAGTATCCTGTAGAGTGTCTGACCGAAGCCCTACTACCAAAAGAAAAGGAAACACTTACTAGCGCTTTCCTATTGGATGAAAAAATTGATTGTGTTGACAATGTTTTCGGAAATCAGctattcgaaaataaaatagagGAAGATGCGGAAGACGTGCGCTCAAATAGAGAGAACACTTCTTCGCCAACTAGTCGGTTTCTGAACGGAACCTTTGAAGAATCGCATGACCAATTAAGTAAAAGTAGCGTTACGGcccaagaaattaaaaatttaaag gttaaaattaacttaaatattgATGATGAAGTCACGGTACAACTTATaactatatatagaaattttccaTCATTAtggcatttgaataaaaattcatcCAATACgactaatataaaatttcaagaaaagcaAGAAATGTTAAAATCGTTTGCGGtacttaacatacatatatctatggaTGATTTAGAAGAGTCTCTCACACAACTTCATTTACAATATTGTGATATATCGCGAAGGTTAGAAGAAGGAATAGAGATTTCAgatattgaagaaaaatatttcgaaatgtgTGAATTTTTGAAACCGTATAATAAACCACATCTTGTTAGAAGTGAAGATGAAAGTGAGGAGTCTGAAAGTGTACATGGAGAATGTGATAAG TTTATAGGGGATAATGATTTTAACGAAGGCTCACTAAGTGGATATGGCTCGTCCGATGGCGAAGCATTACAAAGTAAATTGATTGAAACg CAAACGCTTGTTAGGTTTTCGACACGTAATAAAATCACCTCCGATTTTATACAAGGTCTCCGAGATCAGCCCTGTCTATGGGATTCGCAAGACCCCGCTTATAATGACCCAAAAGAGCGTTTACAAGCAATTAATAAGTTGAAGGATTATTTTCTCTCTAACTACAGCATACCACTTACGGAGTCAAAAATTACAACTGAAATAAGACGTTTGTACAGCTTTTATAAAAGATGTGTGGTTACGCGGAACACCTTGAATGTTAATCGTCAATATTATTATGACTGCTGCTCATTTTTGGCAGGTGCAGAATTGGATGATGTACTCCTAAAACGCAGTTATACATATCGT AAAATTTCGTTTCAAACAGTCGATGATTTTACGCTTGGCTTCATTGACTTCTGCGCCATGCATCCTGTGCTATGGGACAAAAACGATCCCAATTATTCTGTTTTGAATGTACGTCGACAGGCTTACGAAGAAATCGCaaagaatttacaacaaatttacAATGTTGAATTGAATAACGAAGAGATTTACTATGCAATTTCTCGTCTTAAACATCATTATTATATGTTGCAACGTAAGAATCTACTAAACGGTTCGCTTAACAACTTGGAGCTGGAGTTTTTAGAGCGCTGTAGCTTTTTACCAACATCAAATAACAATCTGCAATGTTTGATTTGTGAACGAATATTGCGCAGTTATTCCACcttacaaacacatatgttAAAAGAGCATAATATTGGTGAACTACCACATAAATGTCAACATTGCGAACAACGTTTCGAGCGAAGAGCTTTGAAAGTTGAACATGAAGTTCGTGCTCATACCAAGCAATTTGAATGGTTTTGCTCATTTTGCTCCAAAGGTTTTGCCACGCGTCGTGATATGGAAATACACACATTGGTTCATACGGGAGAGCATAGATGCGTTTGTGAACATTGCGGCAAAGGTTTTCGGCTAAAACATCAAATGACCGAGCATGTGAAGATCATGCACGAACGTTTGAAACGTTTCAAGTGCACCATGTGTCCGAAGGATTTCTTTCGAAAACGTCAACTTGACGATCATGTACGTGCACATCTGAATATACGTGATAAGATTTGTAATATTTGTGGCAAAGGATTTACCAACATACATGGACTTTTCCGACACAAGCAATTACATTCCGacgtaaagaaatatgaatgcAATATTTGTGGTAAACGTTTTCATCGTATATCCGGTGTGAATTCACATAAAAAACTAGCGCATAAAAAAGCCAAACAACAAgagatttttacaaatataataataagtgaAGAAGAAGAGGATGATGGCGACGCCAACG TAATTGttattatgaaattttcaattttagaaATTTCTCTTTGA
- the LOC106618895 gene encoding uncharacterized protein isoform X4, whose protein sequence is MSNANILAELKPCGYILATRQYKYFALKCIHCDKKYGHWATFLQHLKQFHNDIEDEAHWLFECTEETLSPARQQSEEYPVECLTEALLPKEKETLTSAFLLDEKIDCVDNVFGNQLFENKIEEDAEDVRSNRENTSSPTSRFLNGTFEESHDQLSKSSVTAQEIKNLKVKINLNIDDEVTVQLITIYRNFPSLWHLNKNSSNTTNIKFQEKQEMLKSFAVLNIHISMDDLEESLTQLHLQYCDISRRLEEGIEISDIEEKYFEMCEFLKPYNKPHLVRSEDESEESESVHGECDKFIGDNDFNEGSLSGYGSSDGEALQSKLIETQTLVRFSTRNKITSDFIQGLRDQPCLWDSQDPAYNDPKERLQAINKLKDYFLSNYSIPLTESKITTEIRRLYSFYKRCVVTRNTLNVNRQYYYDCCSFLAGAELDDVLLKRSYTYRKISFQTVDDFTLGFIDFCAMHPVLWDKNDPNYSVLNVRRQAYEEIAKNLQQIYNVELNNEEIYYAISRLKHHYYMLQRKNLLNGSLNNLELEFLERCSFLPTSNNNLQCLICERILRSYSTLQTHMLKEHNIGELPHKCQHCEQRFERRALKVEHEVRAHTKQFEWFCSFCSKGFATRRDMEIHTLVHTGEHRCVCEHCGKGFRLKHQMTEHVKIMHERLKRFKCTMCPKDFFRKRQLDDHVRAHLNIRDKICNICGKGFTNIHGLFRHKQLHSDVKKYECNICGKRFHRISGVNSHKKLAHKKAKQQEIFTNIIISEEEEDDGDANEISL, encoded by the exons atgAGTAATGCTAATATATTAGCGGAGCTTAAACCTTGTGGCTATATATTGGCAACAAGGCAGTATAAGTACTTTGCATTAAAATGCAttcattgtgataaaaaatatgGGCACTGGGCAACCTTTTTACAACATTTGAAACAATTTCATAATGATATTGAAGATGAGGCGCATTGGCTTTTCGAATGCACTGAAGAAACATTGTCACCGGCCCGACAACAAAGTGAGGAGTATCCTGTAGAGTGTCTGACCGAAGCCCTACTACCAAAAGAAAAGGAAACACTTACTAGCGCTTTCCTATTGGATGAAAAAATTGATTGTGTTGACAATGTTTTCGGAAATCAGctattcgaaaataaaatagagGAAGATGCGGAAGACGTGCGCTCAAATAGAGAGAACACTTCTTCGCCAACTAGTCGGTTTCTGAACGGAACCTTTGAAGAATCGCATGACCAATTAAGTAAAAGTAGCGTTACGGcccaagaaattaaaaatttaaag gttaaaattaacttaaatattgATGATGAAGTCACGGTACAACTTATaactatatatagaaattttccaTCATTAtggcatttgaataaaaattcatcCAATACgactaatataaaatttcaagaaaagcaAGAAATGTTAAAATCGTTTGCGGtacttaacatacatatatctatggaTGATTTAGAAGAGTCTCTCACACAACTTCATTTACAATATTGTGATATATCGCGAAGGTTAGAAGAAGGAATAGAGATTTCAgatattgaagaaaaatatttcgaaatgtgTGAATTTTTGAAACCGTATAATAAACCACATCTTGTTAGAAGTGAAGATGAAAGTGAGGAGTCTGAAAGTGTACATGGAGAATGTGATAAG TTTATAGGGGATAATGATTTTAACGAAGGCTCACTAAGTGGATATGGCTCGTCCGATGGCGAAGCATTACAAAGTAAATTGATTGAAACg CAAACGCTTGTTAGGTTTTCGACACGTAATAAAATCACCTCCGATTTTATACAAGGTCTCCGAGATCAGCCCTGTCTATGGGATTCGCAAGACCCCGCTTATAATGACCCAAAAGAGCGTTTACAAGCAATTAATAAGTTGAAGGATTATTTTCTCTCTAACTACAGCATACCACTTACGGAGTCAAAAATTACAACTGAAATAAGACGTTTGTACAGCTTTTATAAAAGATGTGTGGTTACGCGGAACACCTTGAATGTTAATCGTCAATATTATTATGACTGCTGCTCATTTTTGGCAGGTGCAGAATTGGATGATGTACTCCTAAAACGCAGTTATACATATCGT AAAATTTCGTTTCAAACAGTCGATGATTTTACGCTTGGCTTCATTGACTTCTGCGCCATGCATCCTGTGCTATGGGACAAAAACGATCCCAATTATTCTGTTTTGAATGTACGTCGACAGGCTTACGAAGAAATCGCaaagaatttacaacaaatttacAATGTTGAATTGAATAACGAAGAGATTTACTATGCAATTTCTCGTCTTAAACATCATTATTATATGTTGCAACGTAAGAATCTACTAAACGGTTCGCTTAACAACTTGGAGCTGGAGTTTTTAGAGCGCTGTAGCTTTTTACCAACATCAAATAACAATCTGCAATGTTTGATTTGTGAACGAATATTGCGCAGTTATTCCACcttacaaacacatatgttAAAAGAGCATAATATTGGTGAACTACCACATAAATGTCAACATTGCGAACAACGTTTCGAGCGAAGAGCTTTGAAAGTTGAACATGAAGTTCGTGCTCATACCAAGCAATTTGAATGGTTTTGCTCATTTTGCTCCAAAGGTTTTGCCACGCGTCGTGATATGGAAATACACACATTGGTTCATACGGGAGAGCATAGATGCGTTTGTGAACATTGCGGCAAAGGTTTTCGGCTAAAACATCAAATGACCGAGCATGTGAAGATCATGCACGAACGTTTGAAACGTTTCAAGTGCACCATGTGTCCGAAGGATTTCTTTCGAAAACGTCAACTTGACGATCATGTACGTGCACATCTGAATATACGTGATAAGATTTGTAATATTTGTGGCAAAGGATTTACCAACATACATGGACTTTTCCGACACAAGCAATTACATTCCGacgtaaagaaatatgaatgcAATATTTGTGGTAAACGTTTTCATCGTATATCCGGTGTGAATTCACATAAAAAACTAGCGCATAAAAAAGCCAAACAACAAgagatttttacaaatataataataagtgaAGAAGAAGAGGATGATGGCGACGCCAACG aaATTTCTCTTTGA
- the LOC106618895 gene encoding uncharacterized protein isoform X1 gives MSNANILAELKPCGYILATRQYKYFALKCIHCDKKYGHWATFLQHLKQFHNDIEDEAHWLFECTEETLSPARQQSEEYPVECLTEALLPKEKETLTSAFLLDEKIDCVDNVFGNQLFENKIEEDAEDVRSNRENTSSPTSRFLNGTFEESHDQLSKSSVTAQEIKNLKVKINLNIDDEVTVQLITIYRNFPSLWHLNKNSSNTTNIKFQEKQEMLKSFAVLNIHISMDDLEESLTQLHLQYCDISRRLEEGIEISDIEEKYFEMCEFLKPYNKPHLVRSEDESEESESVHGECDKFIGDNDFNEGSLSGYGSSDGEALQSKLIETQTLVRFSTRNKITSDFIQGLRDQPCLWDSQDPAYNDPKERLQAINKLKDYFLSNYSIPLTESKITTEIRRLYSFYKRCVVTRNTLNVNRQYYYDCCSFLAGAELDDVLLKRSYTYRKISFQTVDDFTLGFIDFCAMHPVLWDKNDPNYSVLNVRRQAYEEIAKNLQQIYNVELNNEEIYYAISRLKHHYYMLQRKNLLNGSLNNLELEFLERCSFLPTSNNNLQCLICERILRSYSTLQTHMLKEHNIGELPHKCQHCEQRFERRALKVEHEVRAHTKQFEWFCSFCSKGFATRRDMEIHTLVHTGEHRCVCEHCGKGFRLKHQMTEHVKIMHERLKRFKCTMCPKDFFRKRQLDDHVRAHLNIRDKICNICGKGFTNIHGLFRHKQLHSDVKKYECNICGKRFHRISGVNSHKKLAHKKAKQQEIFTNIIISEEEEDDGDANAPEMQTINTLVDNLLIIRSASHILYIYIEINHASNKSYQNLLAIWHTTWNLDMPWRSWRRP, from the exons atgAGTAATGCTAATATATTAGCGGAGCTTAAACCTTGTGGCTATATATTGGCAACAAGGCAGTATAAGTACTTTGCATTAAAATGCAttcattgtgataaaaaatatgGGCACTGGGCAACCTTTTTACAACATTTGAAACAATTTCATAATGATATTGAAGATGAGGCGCATTGGCTTTTCGAATGCACTGAAGAAACATTGTCACCGGCCCGACAACAAAGTGAGGAGTATCCTGTAGAGTGTCTGACCGAAGCCCTACTACCAAAAGAAAAGGAAACACTTACTAGCGCTTTCCTATTGGATGAAAAAATTGATTGTGTTGACAATGTTTTCGGAAATCAGctattcgaaaataaaatagagGAAGATGCGGAAGACGTGCGCTCAAATAGAGAGAACACTTCTTCGCCAACTAGTCGGTTTCTGAACGGAACCTTTGAAGAATCGCATGACCAATTAAGTAAAAGTAGCGTTACGGcccaagaaattaaaaatttaaag gttaaaattaacttaaatattgATGATGAAGTCACGGTACAACTTATaactatatatagaaattttccaTCATTAtggcatttgaataaaaattcatcCAATACgactaatataaaatttcaagaaaagcaAGAAATGTTAAAATCGTTTGCGGtacttaacatacatatatctatggaTGATTTAGAAGAGTCTCTCACACAACTTCATTTACAATATTGTGATATATCGCGAAGGTTAGAAGAAGGAATAGAGATTTCAgatattgaagaaaaatatttcgaaatgtgTGAATTTTTGAAACCGTATAATAAACCACATCTTGTTAGAAGTGAAGATGAAAGTGAGGAGTCTGAAAGTGTACATGGAGAATGTGATAAG TTTATAGGGGATAATGATTTTAACGAAGGCTCACTAAGTGGATATGGCTCGTCCGATGGCGAAGCATTACAAAGTAAATTGATTGAAACg CAAACGCTTGTTAGGTTTTCGACACGTAATAAAATCACCTCCGATTTTATACAAGGTCTCCGAGATCAGCCCTGTCTATGGGATTCGCAAGACCCCGCTTATAATGACCCAAAAGAGCGTTTACAAGCAATTAATAAGTTGAAGGATTATTTTCTCTCTAACTACAGCATACCACTTACGGAGTCAAAAATTACAACTGAAATAAGACGTTTGTACAGCTTTTATAAAAGATGTGTGGTTACGCGGAACACCTTGAATGTTAATCGTCAATATTATTATGACTGCTGCTCATTTTTGGCAGGTGCAGAATTGGATGATGTACTCCTAAAACGCAGTTATACATATCGT AAAATTTCGTTTCAAACAGTCGATGATTTTACGCTTGGCTTCATTGACTTCTGCGCCATGCATCCTGTGCTATGGGACAAAAACGATCCCAATTATTCTGTTTTGAATGTACGTCGACAGGCTTACGAAGAAATCGCaaagaatttacaacaaatttacAATGTTGAATTGAATAACGAAGAGATTTACTATGCAATTTCTCGTCTTAAACATCATTATTATATGTTGCAACGTAAGAATCTACTAAACGGTTCGCTTAACAACTTGGAGCTGGAGTTTTTAGAGCGCTGTAGCTTTTTACCAACATCAAATAACAATCTGCAATGTTTGATTTGTGAACGAATATTGCGCAGTTATTCCACcttacaaacacatatgttAAAAGAGCATAATATTGGTGAACTACCACATAAATGTCAACATTGCGAACAACGTTTCGAGCGAAGAGCTTTGAAAGTTGAACATGAAGTTCGTGCTCATACCAAGCAATTTGAATGGTTTTGCTCATTTTGCTCCAAAGGTTTTGCCACGCGTCGTGATATGGAAATACACACATTGGTTCATACGGGAGAGCATAGATGCGTTTGTGAACATTGCGGCAAAGGTTTTCGGCTAAAACATCAAATGACCGAGCATGTGAAGATCATGCACGAACGTTTGAAACGTTTCAAGTGCACCATGTGTCCGAAGGATTTCTTTCGAAAACGTCAACTTGACGATCATGTACGTGCACATCTGAATATACGTGATAAGATTTGTAATATTTGTGGCAAAGGATTTACCAACATACATGGACTTTTCCGACACAAGCAATTACATTCCGacgtaaagaaatatgaatgcAATATTTGTGGTAAACGTTTTCATCGTATATCCGGTGTGAATTCACATAAAAAACTAGCGCATAAAAAAGCCAAACAACAAgagatttttacaaatataataataagtgaAGAAGAAGAGGATGATGGCGACGCCAACG
- the LOC106618895 gene encoding uncharacterized protein isoform X2: protein MSNANILAELKPCGYILATRQYKYFALKCIHCDKKYGHWATFLQHLKQFHNDIEDEAHWLFECTEETLSPARQQSEEYPVECLTEALLPKEKETLTSAFLLDEKIDCVDNVFGNQLFENKIEEDAEDVRSNRENTSSPTSRFLNGTFEESHDQLSKSSVTAQEIKNLKVKINLNIDDEVTVQLITIYRNFPSLWHLNKNSSNTTNIKFQEKQEMLKSFAVLNIHISMDDLEESLTQLHLQYCDISRRLEEGIEISDIEEKYFEMCEFLKPYNKPHLVRSEDESEESESVHGECDKFIGDNDFNEGSLSGYGSSDGEALQSKLIETQTLVRFSTRNKITSDFIQGLRDQPCLWDSQDPAYNDPKERLQAINKLKDYFLSNYSIPLTESKITTEIRRLYSFYKRCVVTRNTLNVNRQYYYDCCSFLAGAELDDVLLKRSYTYRKISFQTVDDFTLGFIDFCAMHPVLWDKNDPNYSVLNVRRQAYEEIAKNLQQIYNVELNNEEIYYAISRLKHHYYMLQRKNLLNGSLNNLELEFLERCSFLPTSNNNLQCLICERILRSYSTLQTHMLKEHNIGELPHKCQHCEQRFERRALKVEHEVRAHTKQFEWFCSFCSKGFATRRDMEIHTLVHTGEHRCVCEHCGKGFRLKHQMTEHVKIMHERLKRFKCTMCPKDFFRKRQLDDHVRAHLNIRDKICNICGKGFTNIHGLFRHKQLHSDVKKYECNICGKRFHRISGVNSHKKLAHKKAKQQEIFTNIIISEEEEDDGDANAPEMQTINTLVDNLLIIRSASHILYIYIEINHASNKSYQKFSLFETSDLKCITNL, encoded by the exons atgAGTAATGCTAATATATTAGCGGAGCTTAAACCTTGTGGCTATATATTGGCAACAAGGCAGTATAAGTACTTTGCATTAAAATGCAttcattgtgataaaaaatatgGGCACTGGGCAACCTTTTTACAACATTTGAAACAATTTCATAATGATATTGAAGATGAGGCGCATTGGCTTTTCGAATGCACTGAAGAAACATTGTCACCGGCCCGACAACAAAGTGAGGAGTATCCTGTAGAGTGTCTGACCGAAGCCCTACTACCAAAAGAAAAGGAAACACTTACTAGCGCTTTCCTATTGGATGAAAAAATTGATTGTGTTGACAATGTTTTCGGAAATCAGctattcgaaaataaaatagagGAAGATGCGGAAGACGTGCGCTCAAATAGAGAGAACACTTCTTCGCCAACTAGTCGGTTTCTGAACGGAACCTTTGAAGAATCGCATGACCAATTAAGTAAAAGTAGCGTTACGGcccaagaaattaaaaatttaaag gttaaaattaacttaaatattgATGATGAAGTCACGGTACAACTTATaactatatatagaaattttccaTCATTAtggcatttgaataaaaattcatcCAATACgactaatataaaatttcaagaaaagcaAGAAATGTTAAAATCGTTTGCGGtacttaacatacatatatctatggaTGATTTAGAAGAGTCTCTCACACAACTTCATTTACAATATTGTGATATATCGCGAAGGTTAGAAGAAGGAATAGAGATTTCAgatattgaagaaaaatatttcgaaatgtgTGAATTTTTGAAACCGTATAATAAACCACATCTTGTTAGAAGTGAAGATGAAAGTGAGGAGTCTGAAAGTGTACATGGAGAATGTGATAAG TTTATAGGGGATAATGATTTTAACGAAGGCTCACTAAGTGGATATGGCTCGTCCGATGGCGAAGCATTACAAAGTAAATTGATTGAAACg CAAACGCTTGTTAGGTTTTCGACACGTAATAAAATCACCTCCGATTTTATACAAGGTCTCCGAGATCAGCCCTGTCTATGGGATTCGCAAGACCCCGCTTATAATGACCCAAAAGAGCGTTTACAAGCAATTAATAAGTTGAAGGATTATTTTCTCTCTAACTACAGCATACCACTTACGGAGTCAAAAATTACAACTGAAATAAGACGTTTGTACAGCTTTTATAAAAGATGTGTGGTTACGCGGAACACCTTGAATGTTAATCGTCAATATTATTATGACTGCTGCTCATTTTTGGCAGGTGCAGAATTGGATGATGTACTCCTAAAACGCAGTTATACATATCGT AAAATTTCGTTTCAAACAGTCGATGATTTTACGCTTGGCTTCATTGACTTCTGCGCCATGCATCCTGTGCTATGGGACAAAAACGATCCCAATTATTCTGTTTTGAATGTACGTCGACAGGCTTACGAAGAAATCGCaaagaatttacaacaaatttacAATGTTGAATTGAATAACGAAGAGATTTACTATGCAATTTCTCGTCTTAAACATCATTATTATATGTTGCAACGTAAGAATCTACTAAACGGTTCGCTTAACAACTTGGAGCTGGAGTTTTTAGAGCGCTGTAGCTTTTTACCAACATCAAATAACAATCTGCAATGTTTGATTTGTGAACGAATATTGCGCAGTTATTCCACcttacaaacacatatgttAAAAGAGCATAATATTGGTGAACTACCACATAAATGTCAACATTGCGAACAACGTTTCGAGCGAAGAGCTTTGAAAGTTGAACATGAAGTTCGTGCTCATACCAAGCAATTTGAATGGTTTTGCTCATTTTGCTCCAAAGGTTTTGCCACGCGTCGTGATATGGAAATACACACATTGGTTCATACGGGAGAGCATAGATGCGTTTGTGAACATTGCGGCAAAGGTTTTCGGCTAAAACATCAAATGACCGAGCATGTGAAGATCATGCACGAACGTTTGAAACGTTTCAAGTGCACCATGTGTCCGAAGGATTTCTTTCGAAAACGTCAACTTGACGATCATGTACGTGCACATCTGAATATACGTGATAAGATTTGTAATATTTGTGGCAAAGGATTTACCAACATACATGGACTTTTCCGACACAAGCAATTACATTCCGacgtaaagaaatatgaatgcAATATTTGTGGTAAACGTTTTCATCGTATATCCGGTGTGAATTCACATAAAAAACTAGCGCATAAAAAAGCCAAACAACAAgagatttttacaaatataataataagtgaAGAAGAAGAGGATGATGGCGACGCCAACG